A DNA window from Sulfitobacter sp. BSw21498 contains the following coding sequences:
- a CDS encoding pirin family protein: MSIRPTLETRAAQQTMEGAGVKLHRAFGFQDPSELDPFLLFDDFRNERPQDFEKGFPWHPHRGIETITYVLEGTVEHGDSLGNVGTLGAGDVQWMTAGSGILHQEMPNGNAKGQMHGFQLWGNLPSAQKMTAPRYQDVTAKDIPVVTDDDGTTVRVITGEFWGKKGPVDGIAADPQYLDITVPAGVRKTFRIDTYRRAFAYVFQGSAAFADASAPSGVLLEKEVGGEEVNIRDLSGDRTLIRFGTGDEVTMQAGPEGVRFLLISGAPIDEPVAWHGPIVMNTQEELRQAMRDLNNGTFIKPAH; the protein is encoded by the coding sequence ATGTCGATCCGCCCTACCCTAGAGACTCGCGCGGCCCAGCAAACGATGGAAGGCGCAGGCGTGAAGCTACACCGTGCTTTCGGGTTTCAGGACCCGTCCGAGCTGGACCCCTTCCTGCTGTTCGACGATTTCCGCAACGAACGTCCGCAGGATTTCGAAAAAGGGTTCCCGTGGCACCCGCACCGCGGGATCGAAACAATCACCTATGTGCTGGAAGGCACGGTCGAACACGGGGATTCCCTGGGCAACGTCGGCACGCTTGGTGCTGGTGATGTGCAGTGGATGACGGCGGGCTCTGGCATCCTGCATCAAGAGATGCCCAACGGAAACGCCAAGGGACAAATGCACGGGTTTCAGCTTTGGGGTAATCTGCCATCTGCGCAAAAGATGACTGCGCCGCGCTATCAGGATGTCACGGCCAAGGATATCCCCGTGGTCACCGATGACGATGGCACGACAGTACGCGTGATCACAGGCGAATTCTGGGGCAAAAAAGGCCCCGTGGACGGCATCGCGGCCGATCCGCAATATCTTGATATCACGGTCCCAGCCGGTGTGCGCAAAACCTTTCGCATCGACACCTACCGCCGCGCTTTTGCCTATGTTTTTCAGGGGTCAGCCGCCTTTGCCGATGCCTCTGCCCCGTCAGGTGTCTTGCTAGAGAAAGAGGTCGGCGGCGAAGAGGTGAACATCCGCGATCTCAGCGGCGACCGCACACTGATCCGTTTTGGCACGGGTGACGAGGTAACGATGCAGGCAGGACCAGAAGGCGTACGCTTTTTGCTGATCTCGGGTGCACCGATTGACGAACCCGTCGCGTGGCACGGTCCGATCGTGATGAACACGCAAGAGGAGCTGCGTCAGGCGATGCGCGATCTGAACAACGGGACGTTCATCAAACCCGCACACTAA
- a CDS encoding nitroreductase: MELKQAMQERRSIRGFKKEPVSRELLEEVVALANRAPSSMNTQPWYLHVLTGDPLEKVREGNSTRMLEGVPPVREISDHGAYAGVHRDRQVGIAKQLFAAMGIEREDKERRQDWVMRGFRQFDAPVSIVVCFDKSLNDNGTIAHFDLGAVTYGLVLAAWSKGLGCVINGQGIMQSPVVREHAQIPDDQVIMTCVAMGWPDEDFSANAVVSTRRPVEEVTRFVGFDD; this comes from the coding sequence ATGGAACTGAAACAGGCAATGCAGGAAAGACGCAGCATCAGGGGTTTCAAGAAAGAACCCGTGTCGCGCGAACTGCTTGAAGAAGTCGTCGCACTGGCCAACCGTGCGCCATCGTCGATGAACACGCAGCCGTGGTATCTGCACGTCCTGACGGGTGACCCGCTGGAAAAAGTCCGCGAGGGAAACTCCACGCGCATGTTGGAAGGCGTGCCGCCCGTGCGTGAAATCAGCGACCACGGGGCTTATGCGGGGGTGCACCGGGACCGTCAGGTGGGCATCGCGAAACAGCTTTTTGCCGCTATGGGGATTGAACGCGAAGACAAGGAACGCCGTCAGGATTGGGTCATGCGCGGTTTCCGCCAGTTTGATGCGCCCGTGTCCATCGTGGTGTGCTTTGACAAGTCACTGAATGACAATGGCACTATCGCGCATTTTGATCTGGGCGCGGTGACCTATGGCCTTGTCCTTGCCGCATGGAGCAAGGGACTGGGCTGCGTCATTAACGGTCAGGGTATCATGCAATCGCCCGTGGTCCGCGAACACGCGCAAATCCCCGACGATCAGGTGATCATGACCTGTGTCGCTATGGGCTGGCCCGACGAGGATTTTTCGGCCAATGCCGTCGTCTCTACCCGCCGTCCCGTCGAAGAGGTGACCCGCTTCGTCGGCTTCGACGACTGA
- a CDS encoding TetR/AcrR family transcriptional regulator, translating into MGRTTGSHSDITRPKIRAAALRLFARHGFAAVSMRALATEVGVQAGALYNYTPDKQTLLFTLLQDHMNDLLEACTSDAAPTALERLRHFVDFHIRFHADRPDEVFISYMELRNLTPENFATVEALRRQYEDRLETILRDGAAAGDFAIADTKIATLAVIAMLTGVNTWYRAGGRLSLDEVIAQYWGMVRKSVMAG; encoded by the coding sequence ATGGGGCGTACAACCGGATCACATTCTGACATCACTCGGCCAAAAATCCGCGCGGCTGCGCTGCGGCTGTTTGCGCGGCACGGCTTTGCCGCCGTGTCCATGCGCGCGCTCGCGACAGAGGTGGGGGTACAGGCAGGGGCGCTCTATAACTATACGCCGGACAAGCAAACGCTGCTCTTCACTCTGCTTCAGGATCACATGAACGATCTGCTTGAAGCCTGCACCAGTGACGCTGCCCCGACCGCGCTTGAACGCCTGCGGCATTTCGTTGATTTCCACATCCGGTTCCACGCGGATCGCCCGGACGAGGTGTTCATTTCCTATATGGAACTGCGCAACCTGACGCCCGAGAATTTTGCCACTGTCGAAGCCCTGCGCCGTCAGTATGAGGACCGGCTTGAGACGATATTGCGCGATGGGGCCGCCGCCGGAGATTTCGCCATCGCAGATACCAAGATTGCCACGTTGGCGGTGATTGCGATGCTGACGGGGGTAAACACGTGGTATCGCGCGGGCGGGCGGTTGTCGCTGGACGAGGTGATAGCGCAATATTGGGGTATGGTGCGCAAATCCGTCATGGCGGGGTAG
- a CDS encoding L-serine ammonia-lyase: MFLSVFDMFKVGIGPSSSHTMGPMVAAARFLDLMRASPFKFSGLRASLHGSLAFTGVGHATDRATILGLAGFTPQDYDNDRAEEVLAEIHETQQITLPGLGTLKFAPKADMIFDYDTKLDGHANGMMLMATDAQGDVSLRETYYSIGGGFVMTESELAGGKDTDEGAPVPFPFKSAAEMLQMSAASGKSIAQMKRANEESRGGAEHLRDGTKRLWQVMNDCINRGLETDGILPGGLNVKRRAKAIHDALLQERGQNQRAPHTINDWMSVYAMAVNEENAAGGQVVTAPTNGAAGVMPATLRYYLDHVPGASEAHIEDFLLTAAAIGGLVKFNASISGAEAGCQAEVGSAAAMSAAGLCAVMGGTPAQIENAAEIALEHHLGMTCDPVRGLVQVPCIERNGLGAIKAVSAASLALRGDGTHLVPLDACIETMRQTGADMSEKYKETSLGGLAVNVPNC; this comes from the coding sequence ATGTTTCTCTCTGTCTTCGATATGTTCAAAGTGGGCATCGGCCCGTCCTCGTCCCATACAATGGGGCCCATGGTGGCGGCAGCGCGTTTTTTGGACTTGATGCGCGCCTCGCCGTTCAAATTCTCGGGCCTGCGCGCGTCGTTGCATGGCAGCCTCGCCTTTACCGGCGTCGGCCACGCCACTGACCGCGCCACGATACTCGGCCTCGCCGGGTTCACGCCGCAAGACTATGACAATGACCGCGCCGAAGAGGTGCTGGCCGAGATACACGAGACGCAACAGATCACCCTGCCCGGTCTTGGCACGCTGAAATTCGCGCCCAAGGCCGATATGATCTTTGACTATGACACCAAGCTGGATGGCCATGCCAACGGGATGATGCTGATGGCCACCGACGCCCAAGGCGACGTCAGCCTACGCGAGACGTATTATTCCATCGGCGGCGGCTTTGTGATGACCGAAAGCGAGCTCGCCGGGGGCAAGGACACGGACGAAGGCGCGCCTGTCCCCTTCCCGTTCAAATCCGCGGCCGAGATGCTGCAAATGTCGGCAGCATCCGGCAAGAGCATCGCGCAGATGAAACGCGCAAACGAAGAATCCCGCGGCGGGGCAGAACACCTGCGCGACGGCACGAAACGTCTGTGGCAGGTGATGAACGATTGCATCAACCGTGGGCTCGAAACCGACGGCATCCTGCCCGGTGGGTTAAACGTCAAACGACGCGCCAAGGCGATCCATGACGCCCTGCTGCAAGAACGCGGCCAGAACCAGCGCGCGCCCCACACAATCAACGACTGGATGAGCGTCTACGCCATGGCCGTGAACGAGGAAAACGCTGCCGGTGGGCAAGTTGTCACCGCTCCGACGAACGGGGCCGCTGGCGTTATGCCTGCGACCTTACGCTATTATCTGGACCACGTACCCGGTGCCTCCGAAGCGCATATCGAGGACTTCTTGCTGACCGCCGCGGCGATTGGCGGGCTGGTCAAGTTCAACGCATCGATCTCGGGGGCCGAAGCAGGCTGTCAGGCCGAAGTCGGATCCGCCGCGGCGATGTCTGCCGCGGGACTTTGTGCCGTGATGGGCGGGACGCCCGCGCAAATCGAAAACGCCGCTGAAATCGCGCTGGAACATCATCTGGGCATGACCTGCGACCCCGTGCGCGGTCTGGTGCAGGTGCCGTGCATCGAACGCAACGGGCTTGGCGCGATTAAGGCAGTGTCGGCGGCCTCGCTGGCGCTGCGCGGCGATGGCACCCATCTGGTACCGCTGGATGCCTGCATCGAAACCATGCGCCAGACCGGTGCGGATATGTCCGAGAAATATAAGGAAACCTCGCTTGGCGGGCTGGCGGTGAACGTTCCCAACTGCTGA
- the rpiA gene encoding ribose-5-phosphate isomerase RpiA produces the protein MTGELSPIDKAKFVAAKRAAQFVEDGMRVGLGTGSTAAWLVRCLGEMVRDDGLRIKGVPTSTRTAQLAREVGIEVISLDEAKWLDLTIDGADEFDGELNLIKGGGGALLQEKIVATASDQMVVIADIGKEVETLGAFPLPVEVIPFGWQTTQALVEETLVSMDVLGRNSTLRMNGEIPFITDEGNYILDLHLKRIGNARQMALVMNQMPGVVENGLFIDICDAVVIGYGDGRVEVRDINEGTVDRAKMEFVETDNLFSDLSD, from the coding sequence ATGACCGGAGAATTGTCACCCATCGATAAGGCCAAATTTGTCGCCGCCAAACGCGCTGCGCAATTTGTAGAAGACGGCATGCGCGTCGGATTGGGCACCGGCTCCACCGCTGCGTGGCTGGTGCGCTGCTTGGGCGAAATGGTGCGCGACGACGGGTTGCGGATCAAGGGCGTGCCCACCTCCACCCGCACAGCACAGCTGGCGCGCGAAGTGGGGATCGAGGTGATCAGCCTCGATGAAGCCAAGTGGCTGGACCTGACCATCGACGGCGCGGATGAATTCGACGGCGAGCTGAACCTGATCAAGGGCGGCGGCGGTGCGTTGTTGCAAGAAAAGATCGTGGCGACCGCGTCAGATCAAATGGTCGTGATTGCCGACATCGGCAAAGAGGTCGAAACGCTGGGTGCATTTCCCCTTCCGGTAGAGGTTATTCCCTTTGGCTGGCAGACCACACAGGCGCTTGTCGAAGAGACTTTGGTGTCTATGGATGTGCTGGGGCGCAATTCGACGCTTCGGATGAACGGCGAGATCCCCTTTATAACGGATGAGGGAAACTACATCCTTGACCTGCACCTCAAGCGGATCGGCAACGCCCGCCAGATGGCTTTGGTGATGAACCAGATGCCGGGTGTAGTTGAAAACGGGCTGTTCATTGATATCTGTGATGCTGTGGTGATCGGCTATGGCGATGGCCGCGTCGAAGTGCGCGACATCAACGAAGGTACTGTTGATCGCGCTAAGATGGAGTTCGTCGAGACAGATAATCTGTTTTCCGACCTGAGCGATTAA
- the recJ gene encoding single-stranded-DNA-specific exonuclease RecJ: MSFLGVDASLTGRRWVGPGVEVERATEVLVQQTSLPLALCQVLARRGVAAEEAEAFLAPSLRDLLPDPRSLRDMEKAATRFLAAVKARQRIAVFADYDVDGGSSAALLLVWLRDMGCAATLYVPDRIDEGYGPNDAAMAELAAAHDLIVCVDCGTLSHGPVAAAVGADVVILDHHLGAETLPDALAVVNPNRQDEDGALAHLCAAAVVFLMLVEAGRQLREAGARGPDLMGLLDLVGLATVADVAPLIGVNRAFVRQGLRVMARRDRVGLAALADVARMDTAPAAYHLGFLLGPRINAGGRIGQADLGARLLACDDPHEAQSLAEKLDLLNTERRDVETAVRAAALDQAETRGYDAPLVWASGAGWHPGVVGIVASRLKEASNRPSVVIGFEDGIGKGSGRSVSGIDLGAPIQRLAAEGLLIKGGGHKMAAGLTVAEDKLEEAMARLSELLAKQGAHLAGAADLKLDGMLMPAAATVELAQQVEQAGPFGAGAPAPRYVFADMQIRFAKRVGESHLKISFGDGNNTKMDAIAFGAFDGPLGPALENHGGARFHLAGRLDINTWRGRQSVQLRLEDAAPA, encoded by the coding sequence ATGAGCTTTCTAGGTGTTGATGCGTCTTTGACGGGGCGTCGCTGGGTCGGCCCCGGTGTCGAGGTGGAACGCGCGACGGAAGTTCTGGTGCAGCAGACCAGCCTGCCGCTGGCCCTATGTCAGGTATTAGCGCGGCGCGGCGTGGCGGCGGAAGAGGCCGAGGCCTTCCTTGCCCCCTCCTTGCGCGACCTGCTGCCCGACCCACGATCCCTGCGCGATATGGAAAAGGCCGCGACCCGTTTTCTGGCTGCGGTTAAAGCCCGCCAGCGGATTGCGGTCTTTGCGGATTATGATGTGGACGGCGGTAGCTCTGCCGCGCTGCTGCTGGTCTGGCTGCGCGACATGGGCTGCGCCGCGACGCTGTATGTGCCCGACCGGATCGACGAAGGCTACGGCCCCAATGACGCGGCGATGGCCGAGCTAGCGGCTGCGCATGATCTGATTGTCTGCGTCGATTGCGGTACCCTATCTCATGGGCCCGTGGCCGCTGCCGTCGGGGCGGATGTGGTTATTCTGGACCACCACCTTGGCGCAGAAACCCTGCCCGACGCTTTGGCCGTGGTGAACCCGAACCGACAGGATGAAGACGGCGCGCTGGCACATTTATGTGCGGCGGCGGTCGTATTCTTGATGCTGGTCGAGGCTGGGCGGCAGCTGCGAGAGGCGGGTGCACGAGGGCCCGACCTGATGGGTTTGCTGGATCTGGTGGGGCTGGCCACGGTGGCGGATGTGGCCCCGTTGATCGGCGTCAACCGTGCCTTTGTACGACAGGGACTGCGCGTCATGGCGCGGCGCGACCGGGTCGGTCTTGCGGCCCTCGCCGATGTGGCACGCATGGATACGGCCCCCGCGGCCTATCACCTTGGGTTCTTGCTCGGCCCCCGAATCAACGCAGGCGGACGCATTGGTCAGGCCGATCTCGGGGCGCGATTGCTGGCCTGCGATGACCCGCACGAGGCACAATCCCTTGCTGAAAAGCTCGACCTGTTGAACACCGAGCGGCGCGATGTAGAGACCGCCGTACGTGCCGCTGCGCTCGATCAAGCAGAAACACGCGGGTATGACGCGCCGCTGGTTTGGGCGTCGGGCGCTGGCTGGCACCCCGGCGTGGTGGGCATTGTTGCGTCTCGTCTGAAAGAGGCGTCAAACCGTCCGTCGGTTGTGATCGGGTTCGAGGATGGCATCGGGAAAGGATCCGGGCGCTCTGTCTCGGGGATCGACCTGGGTGCCCCGATCCAGCGGCTGGCAGCCGAGGGCCTGTTGATCAAGGGTGGCGGACACAAAATGGCCGCAGGCCTGACCGTGGCCGAGGACAAACTCGAGGAAGCGATGGCGCGGCTGTCGGAACTGCTTGCCAAACAGGGCGCGCATCTGGCGGGCGCTGCAGACCTGAAGCTTGACGGCATGCTGATGCCAGCCGCTGCCACTGTTGAACTGGCGCAGCAGGTGGAACAGGCCGGTCCCTTTGGTGCCGGTGCCCCTGCCCCGCGATATGTGTTTGCCGATATGCAAATCCGCTTTGCGAAACGGGTGGGTGAAAGCCATCTCAAGATCAGCTTTGGCGACGGCAACAATACAAAAATGGACGCGATCGCCTTTGGCGCGTTTGACGGGCCGCTTGGTCCGGCACTGGAAAACCACGGCGGCGCGCGGTTCCATCTGGCGGGGCGTCTGGATATCAACACATGGCGGGGGCGACAGTCGGTGCAGCTGCGTCTGGAAGACGCGGCCCCGGCATAA
- a CDS encoding homoserine dehydrogenase has protein sequence MSQPLRLGIAGLGTVGVGVVRIIRKQAALIEARTGRPITITAVSARSRDKDRGVSLSGYAWEDDPIALAKRDDVDVFVELMGGDEGPAKDATEAALASGKDVVTANKALLAIHGQALAEQAEAAGCLIRYEAAVAGGIPVIKALTESLAGNEITRVMGVMNGTCNYILTRMEETGNGYNSLFEEAEALGYLEADPNLDVGGIDAAHKLAILSSIAFGTQVDFDGIEIEGIQRVSIDDILAAANMGYKIKLLGVAQMTGRGLEQRMQPCLVPDSSPLGQLAGGTNMIVLEGDAIGQIVLRGPGAGEGPTASAVLSDICDIARGWHGPVFGQKATTLASATAALSQRPAAFYLRMGLLDKPGALAKVATVLGEAGISIDRMRQTEHRSDQAPVLIVTHKCSRTALDEALDAMAHTGVLASDPVALRIEDL, from the coding sequence ATGTCACAACCGCTTCGTCTTGGGATTGCCGGATTGGGCACCGTTGGGGTTGGCGTGGTGCGGATCATCCGCAAGCAGGCCGCACTGATCGAAGCGCGCACAGGCCGCCCTATCACCATCACCGCCGTCTCTGCACGCAGCCGCGACAAAGATCGTGGTGTGTCCCTGTCCGGCTACGCTTGGGAGGACGATCCAATCGCGCTGGCGAAACGCGACGACGTCGATGTGTTTGTCGAACTGATGGGCGGCGACGAAGGTCCCGCCAAGGATGCCACCGAGGCCGCACTGGCCTCGGGTAAGGATGTGGTCACCGCGAACAAGGCATTGCTGGCCATCCACGGTCAGGCGCTGGCCGAACAAGCCGAAGCTGCCGGCTGCCTGATCCGCTATGAGGCCGCCGTCGCAGGGGGCATCCCGGTGATCAAGGCGTTGACGGAAAGCCTTGCCGGGAACGAGATCACCCGCGTCATGGGCGTGATGAACGGCACCTGCAACTACATCCTGACCCGCATGGAAGAGACCGGCAACGGCTACAACTCGCTGTTCGAAGAGGCCGAGGCGCTTGGCTACCTTGAGGCGGACCCGAACCTTGATGTTGGCGGCATTGACGCCGCGCATAAGCTGGCGATCCTGTCGTCTATCGCCTTTGGCACACAGGTGGATTTCGACGGGATCGAAATCGAAGGCATCCAGCGCGTCAGCATCGACGACATTCTGGCCGCCGCCAACATGGGCTACAAGATCAAGCTTCTAGGTGTCGCACAAATGACCGGCCGCGGGCTGGAACAACGCATGCAGCCCTGCCTTGTGCCTGACAGCTCTCCGCTGGGGCAACTGGCGGGCGGAACCAATATGATCGTGCTGGAAGGCGACGCAATTGGGCAGATCGTCCTACGCGGCCCCGGTGCGGGCGAAGGCCCCACGGCCAGTGCTGTTTTGTCAGATATCTGCGATATCGCGCGCGGCTGGCATGGACCGGTCTTTGGCCAGAAGGCGACGACGCTCGCCTCGGCCACCGCAGCGCTGTCGCAACGCCCTGCCGCGTTCTATCTGCGCATGGGGCTGCTGGACAAACCCGGCGCATTGGCCAAAGTTGCCACCGTTCTGGGCGAGGCCGGCATCAGCATCGACCGCATGCGCCAGACCGAACACCGCAGCGATCAGGCCCCTGTGCTGATCGTTACGCATAAATGCAGCCGTACCGCGCTGGACGAGGCGCTGGACGCGATGGCGCATACCGGTGTACTGGCAAGCGACCCTGTGGCGCTGCGTATCGAGGATCTTTGA
- the hflK gene encoding FtsH protease activity modulator HflK, with protein sequence MAGNTGGPWGGGGNSGGGNNGGDQNRPGGERPTGGGGRGPGGDKGQRPEIDDLMKKGQEQLRVLMGGKGGARNSGGAGGSGGGAGPKLTRGTVGLGVLAAVVVWGMASFYTVRPEQQSIELFLGKFSGIGTEGLNFAPWPLVTAEVFDVTTNRAETIGAGRNSDDNDGLMLTTDENIVDIDFQVVWNVKSAQDFKFSLRDPDSAVRAISESAMREIIAQSELAPILNRDRAAIEAAARELIQTTLDNRQTGINIIRVNFNKVDPPSQTVTMTDAEGRTTQQTVIDAFRDVQAAAQERDRVERQADAYANRRTAEARGESAQILEAAEGYRARVVNEAVGEASRFEAVLQEYTAAPEVTRKRLHLETMEKVLADVDKIILENNEQGGGQGIVPYVSLNELRRNAGNAGGSN encoded by the coding sequence ATGGCTGGAAATACAGGCGGCCCTTGGGGCGGCGGTGGAAACTCAGGCGGAGGTAACAACGGCGGTGACCAGAACCGTCCCGGTGGTGAACGACCCACCGGTGGCGGCGGACGTGGACCGGGCGGTGATAAAGGCCAACGACCCGAAATCGATGATCTGATGAAGAAGGGGCAGGAACAACTGCGCGTTCTCATGGGGGGTAAAGGCGGCGCGCGGAATTCCGGTGGTGCTGGCGGCAGCGGCGGCGGTGCGGGCCCGAAACTCACCCGTGGTACAGTCGGTCTAGGTGTGCTGGCGGCTGTCGTCGTCTGGGGTATGGCTAGCTTTTATACCGTGCGTCCCGAGCAACAGTCGATCGAGCTTTTCTTGGGTAAATTCTCGGGTATAGGCACCGAGGGTTTGAACTTTGCACCTTGGCCGCTTGTGACAGCCGAAGTATTTGACGTGACCACAAACCGCGCCGAAACCATCGGTGCAGGTCGAAATTCGGACGACAACGATGGTCTGATGCTGACGACCGACGAGAACATCGTCGACATCGATTTTCAGGTGGTCTGGAACGTGAAAAGCGCGCAGGATTTCAAATTCTCGCTGCGTGATCCGGATTCGGCCGTGCGCGCGATTTCTGAATCCGCAATGCGCGAGATTATCGCCCAATCCGAATTGGCACCGATCCTGAACCGCGACCGTGCCGCCATTGAAGCCGCTGCGCGCGAGTTGATTCAAACGACGCTGGACAACCGTCAGACCGGGATCAACATCATCCGCGTCAACTTTAACAAGGTGGATCCGCCCAGCCAGACGGTAACAATGACTGACGCCGAAGGTCGTACGACACAGCAGACCGTGATTGATGCCTTCCGCGATGTTCAGGCCGCCGCACAGGAGCGCGACCGGGTGGAACGTCAGGCGGACGCCTATGCAAACCGGCGCACTGCCGAGGCACGCGGTGAATCGGCACAGATTTTGGAAGCTGCAGAAGGTTACCGTGCCCGCGTCGTCAACGAAGCCGTGGGTGAAGCAAGCCGGTTCGAAGCCGTTTTGCAGGAATACACCGCAGCGCCTGAAGTAACACGCAAGCGGCTTCATCTTGAGACGATGGAAAAGGTTCTGGCGGATGTCGACAAGATTATCCTCGAGAACAACGAACAAGGCGGCGGACAAGGTATCGTGCCTTATGTGTCGCTGAATGAGTTGCGCCGCAATGCTGGCAACGCCGGAGGGTCAAACTGA
- a CDS encoding FAD-dependent oxidoreductase: protein MSDFDYDLFVIGGGSGGVRAARVAAGEYGAKVALAEEDRYGGTCVIRGCVPKKLMVFASGYAELVDEAQCFGWDIKPGTFDWHAFKGRLNNELDRLEGVYRKLLANSDVDTFDQRATIKDAHTVQLANGETRTAKHILVATGGRPVRPDVPNAQLGIVSDDIFHLESLPKSILIIGGGYIGCEFACILNGLGVEVTMYNRAAQILRGFDDEARGLIAESMTEAGIDIHCGTNIVEMALESQHEAGTMPSNSDAAMGATAEQSNELNSSAAPQGTQGPIWVKASNGSEKVFDMVLFATGRAPNTGDMGLEEVGISLGRRQEIEVDEYSQSGVPSIYAIGDVTDRVNLTPVAIREGMAFVQTVFGGNPTPVDHDLIPSAVFTQPEFGTVGMTEEQAAEQEPVEIYSASFRPMQTAFANKNKRVMMKLVVSKETRVVLGCHIVAPNAGELIQLVGIAVKAGLTKEQFDATCAVHPTMSEELVTMRSPTRTA, encoded by the coding sequence ATGAGCGATTTTGATTACGACCTTTTTGTCATTGGTGGCGGTTCCGGCGGGGTACGCGCCGCGCGTGTTGCTGCGGGTGAATACGGGGCCAAGGTCGCCCTCGCCGAAGAGGACCGGTATGGCGGGACTTGCGTAATCCGGGGCTGTGTGCCGAAAAAGCTGATGGTGTTCGCGTCGGGCTATGCCGAACTGGTGGACGAAGCACAGTGCTTTGGCTGGGACATCAAGCCTGGTACGTTCGACTGGCACGCGTTCAAAGGCCGTCTGAACAACGAGCTGGACCGGCTTGAAGGCGTCTATCGCAAGCTGCTGGCCAATTCCGACGTTGATACCTTTGACCAACGCGCCACGATCAAGGACGCGCATACGGTGCAGCTGGCGAACGGCGAAACCCGCACTGCCAAGCATATCTTGGTGGCCACCGGTGGCCGCCCCGTCCGTCCTGACGTGCCCAACGCACAGCTCGGCATCGTGTCGGATGATATCTTCCATCTTGAAAGCCTGCCCAAGTCGATCCTGATCATCGGCGGCGGCTATATCGGGTGCGAATTTGCCTGTATTCTGAACGGGTTGGGCGTCGAAGTGACGATGTACAACCGTGCAGCACAGATCCTGCGGGGCTTTGACGACGAAGCCCGCGGGCTGATCGCGGAATCCATGACAGAGGCGGGTATCGATATCCATTGCGGCACCAATATCGTCGAAATGGCGTTAGAATCCCAACACGAAGCCGGCACCATGCCCAGCAACTCTGATGCGGCGATGGGTGCCACAGCTGAGCAGTCGAACGAGTTGAACAGCAGCGCCGCACCCCAAGGCACGCAGGGGCCGATTTGGGTCAAGGCATCCAACGGGTCCGAGAAAGTGTTCGACATGGTGCTGTTCGCCACAGGGCGCGCGCCGAACACAGGGGATATGGGGCTGGAAGAGGTCGGCATTTCGCTGGGCCGCCGCCAAGAGATCGAAGTCGATGAATACAGCCAGTCAGGCGTGCCGTCGATCTATGCCATTGGCGACGTCACCGACCGCGTGAACCTGACACCTGTCGCAATCCGCGAAGGGATGGCCTTTGTGCAGACCGTCTTTGGCGGGAACCCGACGCCGGTGGATCACGATCTGATCCCGTCGGCCGTGTTTACCCAGCCTGAATTCGGCACTGTCGGCATGACCGAAGAGCAAGCAGCAGAGCAAGAACCGGTCGAGATTTACTCGGCATCGTTCCGGCCGATGCAAACGGCCTTTGCGAACAAGAACAAACGTGTGATGATGAAGCTCGTTGTGAGCAAGGAAACACGCGTTGTACTGGGGTGCCACATCGTCGCACCAAACGCAGGCGAGCTGATCCAGCTGGTGGGCATTGCCGTCAAGGCAGGGCTCACGAAAGAGCAGTTTGACGCGACCTGCGCCGTGCACCCGACCATGTCCGAAGAACTGGTCACCATGCGCAGCCCGACACGCACTGCTTGA